One part of the Candidatus Saccharimonadales bacterium genome encodes these proteins:
- a CDS encoding PGPGW domain-containing protein, with product MKNLLEQNWKKIPQSVRKIFVFVAGWLTVVAGVAMLALPGPGWAAIFLGFAILATEFTSARQVKELFIQKFQVILAWYKKHIKKR from the coding sequence ATGAAAAACTTGCTAGAGCAGAACTGGAAAAAAATACCGCAGTCAGTGCGTAAAATTTTCGTGTTTGTGGCCGGCTGGTTAACAGTTGTTGCCGGCGTTGCCATGCTCGCTCTACCTGGTCCGGGTTGGGCGGCAATATTTTTAGGTTTTGCAATTTTAGCAACCGAGTTTACATCTGCAAGGCAGGTTAAAGAGCTGTTTATCCAAAAATTTCAGGTAATCCTAGCCTGGTACAAAAAACACATAAAAAAGCGTTAG
- the uvrA gene encoding excinuclease ABC subunit UvrA has translation MSGSLTVRGAREHNLKNVSVSIPRDKLVVITGLSGSGKSSLAFDTIYAEGQRRYVESLSSYARQFLGLMEKPDVDQIDGLSPAISIDQKSTSRNPRSTVATVTEIYDYLRLLFARIGTPHCPVCAKEVTRRSPQQIVDEIVGTVEGARLIILAPIIVDKKGEFAHIPDQYQRAGFARVRVDGIIYALDEFPTLDKKKKHTIEIVVDRVVNNADNKGRITQSVEQSLEVAEGVVKVLNADDETERTYSERYACVDHPEVEIPELAPRLFSFNSPHGACPVCTGLGNRLEVDPDLILNPSLTIAEGAIRPWNRIRIDTWYMKQVAAMAEANGFSIQVPVRELTVDQLNKILYGTGSQKYRISLTSGRSFESTFEGIIPNLERRHKETESEFMRRDIERFMRERKCHACGGARLKPEALAVTVQNLNIMDVCGLSVADGLELFDKGLKFTEQELFIAKQILREVSSRLGFLNDVGLGYIELARSANTLSGGEAQRIRLATQIGSGLQGVLYVLDEPSIGLHQRDNDRLIATLKHLRDLGNSVIVVEHDEDTIRAADYLLDIGPGAGVHGGQIVSEGTPAEVAADKNSLTGAYLSGREKIAVPKRRRISNGKELAIKGAREHNLKNIDVKIPLGVLTVVSGVSGSGKSTLVNDILAKELAHRLHRANEVAGKHDAIDGIESLDKVITIDQSAIGRTPRSNPATYTGVFTPIRELFASTPEANIRGYKSGRFSFNVKGGRCENCQGDGVIKIEMHFLPDVYVTCEVCKGKRYNREALEIHFKGKTIADVLEMTVEQAAEFFVNVPVIAKKMQTLNEVGLGYIKLGQPATTLSGGEAQRIKLASELSRRATGRTLYILDEPTTGLHSADVKKLLHVLQALVNAGNSMVIIEHNLDVIKSADNVIDMGPEGGEGGGTVVAQGTPEDIAKNSKSYTGKYLAPLL, from the coding sequence ATGTCAGGAAGTTTAACGGTTCGTGGCGCGCGCGAACATAACTTAAAAAATGTTAGTGTAAGTATTCCGCGCGATAAATTAGTTGTAATTACGGGCTTATCTGGATCAGGTAAGTCTAGCCTTGCTTTTGACACGATTTACGCCGAAGGGCAGCGGCGTTACGTCGAAAGTTTAAGCAGTTATGCCAGACAATTCTTGGGGCTAATGGAAAAACCTGATGTTGACCAAATTGACGGCTTAAGCCCGGCTATCAGCATTGACCAAAAATCCACAAGCCGAAACCCCCGCTCAACAGTTGCAACTGTTACCGAGATCTACGACTACTTGCGTTTATTGTTTGCGCGAATAGGCACCCCGCATTGTCCGGTTTGCGCCAAAGAGGTTACACGTCGCAGTCCGCAGCAAATTGTGGACGAAATTGTTGGAACCGTTGAGGGTGCGCGATTAATTATTTTAGCTCCGATAATTGTGGATAAAAAAGGTGAGTTTGCTCACATCCCAGATCAGTATCAGCGAGCAGGCTTTGCGCGCGTTCGCGTGGATGGAATTATTTATGCGCTCGATGAGTTTCCGACGCTAGATAAAAAGAAGAAGCACACAATCGAGATCGTGGTGGATCGAGTAGTTAATAATGCTGATAACAAGGGGCGAATTACTCAGTCCGTCGAGCAGTCACTCGAAGTTGCCGAGGGTGTGGTTAAAGTTTTAAATGCAGATGATGAAACTGAGCGAACTTACAGCGAGCGATATGCTTGTGTTGACCACCCAGAGGTTGAGATTCCGGAGCTCGCGCCGCGATTATTCAGCTTTAACTCGCCACATGGAGCTTGCCCGGTTTGCACTGGCTTGGGTAATAGGCTTGAAGTTGATCCCGATTTAATCTTAAATCCAAGTTTAACGATTGCCGAAGGTGCGATTCGCCCTTGGAACCGAATCAGGATCGACACTTGGTATATGAAACAAGTTGCGGCAATGGCCGAAGCGAACGGTTTTTCGATCCAAGTTCCTGTGCGTGAATTAACCGTAGATCAGTTAAATAAAATTCTATACGGAACAGGTAGTCAAAAATATAGGATTTCGCTCACGAGTGGTCGCAGCTTTGAGTCGACTTTTGAAGGAATTATTCCAAATCTCGAACGTCGTCATAAAGAAACCGAAAGTGAATTTATGCGTCGCGACATCGAGCGCTTTATGCGCGAGCGCAAATGTCACGCTTGCGGTGGCGCACGATTAAAACCCGAGGCTTTAGCCGTAACTGTGCAAAACCTAAACATAATGGATGTTTGTGGTTTAAGTGTGGCTGATGGCTTGGAACTTTTTGATAAGGGCCTAAAGTTTACCGAACAAGAACTATTTATTGCTAAGCAAATTTTGCGAGAAGTTAGTTCCCGGTTAGGGTTTTTGAATGACGTTGGCCTAGGTTACATTGAACTTGCCCGCAGTGCCAACACTTTAAGCGGTGGTGAAGCGCAGAGAATCCGTTTGGCGACTCAGATTGGATCAGGACTGCAGGGTGTGCTTTACGTTTTGGACGAGCCATCAATTGGTTTGCATCAGCGCGACAACGATCGATTAATCGCAACTCTTAAGCATTTGCGCGATTTAGGCAACTCGGTGATTGTGGTTGAACATGACGAAGACACAATTCGTGCCGCCGACTATTTACTCGACATTGGCCCAGGTGCTGGTGTTCACGGTGGGCAAATCGTATCCGAAGGTACGCCGGCCGAGGTTGCTGCCGACAAGAACAGCTTAACGGGCGCGTATTTAAGTGGTCGCGAAAAAATCGCAGTGCCAAAACGTCGCCGAATTAGCAATGGCAAAGAATTGGCTATTAAAGGTGCGCGCGAGCACAACTTAAAAAACATCGATGTTAAAATTCCGCTGGGTGTTTTAACAGTTGTTTCAGGCGTTTCAGGGTCTGGTAAATCTACATTAGTTAATGACATTCTAGCTAAAGAACTTGCTCATCGCTTGCACCGGGCCAACGAAGTTGCTGGCAAGCATGACGCAATCGACGGAATTGAGAGTTTAGATAAAGTTATTACTATTGACCAGTCGGCTATTGGTCGCACGCCGCGCAGTAACCCGGCAACCTACACCGGTGTATTTACGCCAATTCGCGAACTTTTTGCTAGCACGCCAGAGGCGAATATTCGTGGCTACAAATCGGGCCGCTTTAGTTTTAACGTAAAAGGCGGACGCTGCGAAAATTGCCAAGGTGATGGTGTAATTAAAATTGAAATGCACTTTTTGCCGGACGTCTACGTAACCTGCGAGGTCTGCAAGGGTAAACGCTATAACCGCGAGGCACTAGAAATCCATTTTAAAGGCAAAACTATTGCCGACGTACTCGAGATGACGGTAGAACAGGCGGCAGAATTTTTTGTTAACGTGCCTGTAATTGCTAAAAAAATGCAAACCTTAAACGAAGTGGGTTTGGGTTATATTAAACTGGGTCAACCGGCAACAACTTTAAGTGGTGGTGAGGCACAGCGTATTAAGCTTGCCAGTGAGCTGAGTCGCCGCGCAACCGGCCGGACTTTATATATTTTAGATGAGCCAACAACTGGCCTACATAGTGCTGACGTTAAAAAGTTACTTCATGTGTTGCAGGCATTGGTAAACGCCGGCAACAGTATGGTGATTATTGAACACAACCTAGATGTCATTAAAAGCGCTGACAACGTGATCGACATGGGTCCAGAAGGCGGCGAGGGCGGTGGAACTGTAGTTGCTCAGGGCACGCCCGAAGACATTGCTAAAAACTCGAAATCTTACACCGGTAAATACCTTGCACCGTTGCTCTAG
- a CDS encoding DedA family protein, with translation MLHDLDIEEILRTIGVLGIAAIIFAESGLLIGFFLPGDTLLFTVGFLASQGVVQINLVGLISILFFAAVIGDSVGYSIGYRFGRRLFKKPDSLFFSHKNLERAEKFYEKYGPITIILARFTPLVRTFAPTVAGIAQMKYSTFLTYNVIGGALWTTSLTLFGFYGGAFLDSKGINVDALVLPIIALAVLVTVASPIYHILKDKDSREILLKKLKIKSSKTDN, from the coding sequence ATGTTGCATGATTTAGACATTGAAGAAATTTTACGCACGATCGGCGTTCTTGGAATCGCCGCAATAATTTTTGCCGAGTCCGGACTTTTGATTGGATTTTTCTTGCCAGGCGACACGTTGCTTTTTACAGTTGGATTTTTAGCATCGCAAGGCGTCGTTCAAATAAACTTGGTCGGTTTAATCAGTATTCTGTTTTTTGCGGCAGTAATTGGCGATAGCGTAGGATATTCTATTGGATATCGCTTTGGTCGCAGACTTTTCAAAAAGCCTGATTCGTTATTTTTTAGCCACAAAAACCTAGAGCGAGCCGAAAAATTTTACGAAAAATACGGTCCAATTACGATTATTCTAGCTCGCTTTACACCGCTGGTTAGAACTTTTGCCCCAACCGTTGCCGGCATCGCCCAAATGAAATACTCAACATTTTTAACATATAACGTAATTGGCGGTGCACTTTGGACGACCAGTTTAACCTTGTTCGGTTTTTATGGCGGTGCTTTTTTAGATTCCAAAGGTATTAACGTTGACGCATTAGTCTTGCCAATAATCGCATTAGCTGTCTTAGTTACAGTCGCTTCGCCTATTTATCACATTTTAAAAGACAAAGACAGTCGCGAAATTTTACTAAAAAAATTGAAAATAAAATCAAGTAAAACAGATAACTAA
- a CDS encoding 50S ribosomal protein L25 translates to MGEKVVLEVKQRKLVGKKVSKLRKEGLVPGVIYGEHLKSKAVEASYIDVQKVWRVAGRRQPIEVSVDGAKHLAMIKSADIDPVKHRIRHLGIHVVNKNEKVETEVPVKIKLDEGNETTPAERAGLVVLTALEKVEIEALPNDLPEAIYVNGEVLAEEGQHVSVSDLIVPKGVKVLTDPEIVIATVYEPSAIAAQNEETAGAGESPAEVESENGSAEPEAESKKEEK, encoded by the coding sequence ATGGGTGAAAAAGTAGTTCTTGAAGTTAAACAGCGGAAACTTGTAGGTAAGAAAGTTTCTAAATTGCGAAAAGAAGGCTTAGTGCCTGGTGTTATTTATGGCGAACATCTTAAATCTAAAGCCGTTGAAGCTAGTTACATTGATGTTCAAAAAGTTTGGCGAGTTGCTGGCCGTCGACAGCCGATTGAAGTAAGCGTTGACGGTGCAAAGCACTTGGCGATGATTAAGTCTGCTGATATTGATCCTGTTAAGCATAGGATTCGCCATTTGGGTATTCACGTAGTTAATAAAAATGAAAAGGTCGAGACCGAGGTTCCTGTCAAGATCAAACTTGATGAAGGTAACGAAACTACTCCCGCCGAGCGAGCCGGCTTAGTGGTCCTGACTGCACTCGAGAAAGTTGAGATTGAAGCGCTACCGAATGATTTACCTGAAGCAATTTATGTTAATGGTGAAGTTTTGGCAGAAGAAGGCCAGCATGTTTCAGTTAGTGATTTAATTGTTCCAAAGGGTGTCAAGGTTTTAACCGACCCAGAGATTGTGATTGCTACGGTTTATGAACCGAGTGCGATTGCTGCTCAAAACGAAGAAACTGCCGGCGCGGGCGAAAGTCCTGCTGAAGTCGAATCCGAGAACGGTTCGGCTGAGCCGGAGGCTGAATCTAAAAAAGAAGAAAAGTAA
- a CDS encoding ABC transporter ATP-binding protein — MDTTQSTIKYFWRHAWKYPKFVIALLIAMPVTISLQFFPSLIAAGALDRLSTGQFDANNLWGSFGSSIILYAIVSVLGGVVAWRVVIALIWRLEAKVLRDINIEVFNHLIKMSANFHANNFGGSLVSQVGKLAGSYVRFTDTTLFTVGQLVLSIVFTAIFLLPVVPVYVLALFVFSVIFVYACIFLTKNVRKLTSIEAKKQNKQTGFLADAITNIMAVKSFASSQKEIKRYAAAAEDSLNSTMDVMSAVIKRDAFFSTITSTLNIVAFLAAILSVALFDAQIATVFLVLNFTGIVIRNLWDFCHTGMRNYNRAFGDSEAMIKILDQKPEVEDLEAPEKLKVTKGKISINNVDFNHEGSDKLFDDLNLQIEPGEKIGLVGHSGSGKTSLTRLLLRFADVNGGEILIDGQNIAKITQDDLRSQIAYVPQEPLLFHRSIRENIAYGRPSASKADIEKAARRANAHEFIEGLKDGYDTLVGERGVKLSGGQRQRIAIARAMLKDAPILVLDEATSALDSESEVLIQDALWKLMNDRTAIVIAHRLSTVQKMDRIIVLDNGKIVEQGSHKKLIEQKGVYANLWAHQSGGFIEE, encoded by the coding sequence ATGGACACAACACAAAGCACTATTAAATATTTTTGGCGCCATGCATGGAAATATCCCAAGTTCGTGATCGCGCTTTTAATTGCAATGCCTGTAACAATTTCGTTGCAGTTTTTCCCTTCATTAATTGCAGCCGGCGCGCTTGATCGTTTAAGCACGGGTCAATTTGACGCTAACAATCTTTGGGGAAGTTTTGGCTCAAGCATAATTTTGTACGCAATTGTGAGTGTATTAGGTGGAGTTGTTGCCTGGCGAGTGGTTATTGCTTTAATTTGGCGCTTAGAAGCTAAGGTTTTGCGCGATATCAACATAGAGGTTTTTAATCACTTAATAAAAATGAGTGCCAACTTTCACGCAAATAATTTTGGTGGTTCGCTTGTAAGCCAGGTTGGAAAACTGGCAGGATCATACGTGCGTTTTACCGACACCACGCTTTTCACCGTCGGCCAGCTGGTGTTGAGTATTGTTTTTACGGCAATATTCTTACTGCCGGTTGTACCAGTTTACGTTTTAGCGCTCTTTGTTTTTTCAGTTATCTTCGTGTATGCCTGTATATTTTTAACAAAAAATGTGCGTAAACTAACCAGCATAGAGGCAAAAAAACAAAATAAGCAAACCGGATTTCTAGCCGATGCAATAACCAACATAATGGCCGTTAAAAGCTTTGCCTCTAGCCAAAAAGAAATCAAACGTTACGCTGCCGCAGCCGAAGACAGCCTGAATTCGACAATGGATGTGATGAGCGCGGTAATTAAGCGTGATGCATTTTTTAGCACAATAACCTCAACACTTAACATTGTGGCCTTTTTAGCGGCAATATTAAGCGTGGCTTTATTTGATGCGCAAATTGCAACCGTATTTTTGGTTTTAAACTTTACTGGTATTGTAATCAGAAACTTGTGGGACTTTTGCCATACCGGCATGCGAAACTACAACCGTGCTTTTGGCGACAGTGAAGCGATGATTAAAATTTTAGACCAAAAACCCGAAGTTGAAGACTTGGAAGCGCCAGAAAAACTAAAAGTAACTAAAGGTAAAATCAGCATAAACAACGTTGATTTTAACCACGAAGGATCAGACAAATTATTCGATGATTTAAACTTACAGATTGAACCAGGCGAAAAAATCGGCTTGGTTGGTCACAGTGGATCTGGTAAAACCAGCTTAACTCGCTTGCTTTTACGTTTTGCAGATGTTAATGGCGGCGAAATTTTAATCGATGGACAAAATATCGCTAAAATCACACAAGATGATCTTAGGTCGCAAATTGCATATGTACCACAGGAGCCTTTGTTGTTCCATCGCTCTATCCGCGAGAACATTGCTTACGGCAGACCTAGCGCATCTAAAGCAGATATCGAAAAGGCTGCCCGCCGAGCTAATGCTCATGAGTTCATAGAAGGACTAAAGGACGGCTACGACACTTTAGTTGGGGAACGCGGAGTTAAATTAAGCGGCGGACAGCGTCAACGAATAGCAATTGCACGCGCAATGTTAAAAGATGCGCCTATTTTAGTTCTAGACGAAGCGACCAGCGCACTGGACAGCGAAAGCGAGGTCTTGATCCAGGATGCACTTTGGAAGTTAATGAATGATCGAACAGCAATTGTGATTGCTCACCGGTTAAGCACTGTACAAAAAATGGATAGGATCATAGTTTTGGACAACGGAAAGATCGTAGAACAAGGCAGCCACAAAAAGCTAATCGAACAAAAAGGCGTTTATGCTAATCTCTGGGCGCATCAATCAGGTGGGTTTATAGAAGAATAA
- a CDS encoding rhodanese-related sulfurtransferase yields the protein MQKVLLYYKFAPLSDPQAVMFWQRALCERLNLKGRILISKHGINGTVGGEIDDLKAYIKETKAFTGFKGTVFKWSDGGREDFPRLSVKVRDEIVTFGAPDELKVDEKGVVGGGKHLKPEQVHELIKERGDEVVFFDGRNAYEAAVGKFKNAVVPDTRTTRDFLNDLESDKYNDIKDKPVVTYCTGGIRCEVLSSLMKNRGFKEVYQIDGGIAKYGETFKDEGLWEGSMYVFDKRMGIKFSDKAKDIGVCIHCQGKTSNYENCAYMPCNNLVLICEDCKTSDLTCSQECAKSLNAVQQNVQSA from the coding sequence ATGCAAAAAGTTTTACTTTATTACAAATTTGCGCCCCTCTCTGATCCGCAGGCAGTAATGTTTTGGCAGCGGGCTTTATGTGAACGCCTCAACCTAAAAGGTCGTATTTTGATTTCTAAACATGGGATCAACGGCACTGTCGGCGGCGAAATTGATGATCTAAAAGCCTATATTAAAGAAACCAAAGCTTTTACAGGCTTCAAAGGCACTGTGTTTAAATGGTCCGACGGCGGTAGAGAAGACTTTCCACGCTTAAGCGTTAAAGTTCGCGACGAAATTGTAACTTTTGGAGCTCCAGACGAGCTTAAAGTCGACGAGAAAGGTGTAGTGGGTGGCGGCAAGCACTTAAAGCCCGAGCAAGTTCACGAACTTATTAAAGAACGTGGCGATGAAGTAGTGTTTTTTGACGGTCGCAATGCATATGAAGCTGCAGTTGGTAAATTTAAAAACGCAGTGGTGCCCGACACTCGCACCACTCGCGACTTTTTAAACGATCTGGAAAGCGACAAATATAACGACATCAAAGATAAGCCGGTAGTAACCTACTGTACGGGTGGTATACGATGTGAGGTTTTGAGCTCGCTAATGAAAAACCGTGGGTTTAAAGAGGTTTATCAAATCGACGGCGGGATTGCAAAGTACGGCGAGACTTTCAAGGATGAGGGCCTGTGGGAAGGTAGTATGTACGTTTTTGATAAGCGTATGGGTATAAAGTTTAGCGACAAAGCTAAGGATATTGGTGTTTGCATACATTGCCAAGGTAAAACCAGTAACTATGAAAACTGTGCTTATATGCCGTGTAACAACTTAGTTTTGATTTGCGAAGACTGTAAAACTTCAGATTTAACCTGCTCGCAAGAATGCGCTAAAAGTTTAAACGCCGTACAACAAAACGTGCAATCCGCATAA
- a CDS encoding TraX family protein: MKQINIFGNSKIIDAFTLKVIAVVTMLVDHIGFLIFPDQLWLREIGRLALPLFAFLLAQGLLKTSSVKNYLLRLMVFALISQIPYSLASYLTGNNIANLNIFFLLALGLGALYLTQRYKNILVKIIIILLAGAFATLTNIDYGAYGIWMIASCFVILFKPILGGFLFVGTSMFNALMVPLQVGLIQLYSIIALPLMYCYNGKQGIKISKWWFYWFYPAHLLILCGLHVLLYGV, from the coding sequence ATGAAACAGATTAACATATTTGGCAACTCTAAAATTATCGACGCATTCACTTTAAAAGTAATCGCTGTCGTAACGATGCTAGTTGACCATATTGGCTTTTTAATTTTTCCAGACCAACTATGGCTACGCGAAATCGGTCGGCTAGCGTTACCGCTTTTTGCGTTCCTACTTGCTCAAGGACTCCTAAAAACCAGTAGCGTTAAAAATTACCTGCTTAGGCTAATGGTATTTGCGCTAATCTCGCAGATTCCATATAGCCTGGCGAGCTATTTAACTGGCAACAATATCGCCAACTTGAATATTTTCTTTTTACTGGCACTTGGGCTAGGCGCGCTTTATTTGACGCAACGATACAAGAATATACTTGTAAAAATTATAATAATTCTTTTGGCTGGTGCTTTTGCAACTCTGACAAACATAGACTACGGTGCATACGGAATCTGGATGATCGCGTCATGCTTCGTGATTCTATTCAAGCCGATTTTGGGCGGCTTTTTATTTGTTGGAACTTCAATGTTTAATGCACTTATGGTTCCGCTTCAGGTAGGATTGATCCAACTCTACAGTATAATCGCTTTGCCACTTATGTACTGTTACAACGGAAAACAAGGAATAAAAATCTCTAAATGGTGGTTTTACTGGTTCTACCCAGCGCATCTGTTGATCTTATGCGGATTGCACGTTTTGTTGTACGGCGTTTAA
- a CDS encoding excinuclease ABC subunit UvrC → MTDKLQQKLKSLPLSAGVYFHKNAKGQIIYVGKAAVLKNRVRQYFQKTRDQDAKTKVLVSEIADTDWITTESEIDALFLESEMVKRYKPRYNILLQDDKSQLFVRINMRDAYPFISFTRQPMDDGAEYFGPYYNGFAVKKALRFLRKVFPYSTHATMPKRLCLQYHLGLCPGVEEQKISSTDYKKTLRSLILYLKGERVKLVNQLESEMNVAAKHHNFELAATRRNQIYNLKELQKQILFSDREFMDISKDQALAGLDQILSLKGAPHRIEGYDISHMSGTNNVASMVVATNGLADKAEYRKFKMRLPGNNDFAHMHETISRRFSGRHLDWPKPDLILIDGGKGQLASAIQALQERGIQIPVIGLAKRLEEIVISKNGSNVTLDLQNYPDAFLSEFEDFYVVLLPKDSHIIKLLQRLRDESHRFAVSYHTVLKRAKQTESEVDSIPGIGPATRKKLILSFGSLRAAKQASKQKLVAVLGKSKAEIFYKYVAGDIANANKT, encoded by the coding sequence ATGACCGACAAGCTTCAACAAAAATTAAAATCTTTGCCGCTATCCGCTGGCGTGTATTTTCATAAAAACGCCAAGGGTCAGATTATATATGTTGGAAAAGCCGCTGTACTTAAAAATCGCGTGCGTCAGTACTTTCAGAAAACTCGTGATCAAGATGCAAAAACTAAAGTTTTAGTAAGTGAAATTGCGGACACCGACTGGATTACGACTGAGTCCGAAATTGATGCGCTGTTTTTAGAAAGTGAAATGGTTAAACGGTATAAGCCGCGCTACAACATTTTGTTGCAAGACGACAAATCGCAGCTGTTTGTGCGGATTAATATGCGTGACGCCTACCCATTCATCAGTTTTACTCGTCAGCCAATGGATGACGGCGCTGAATATTTTGGCCCATACTATAATGGCTTTGCTGTTAAAAAAGCATTGCGATTTTTACGAAAAGTGTTTCCATATTCAACTCACGCAACTATGCCAAAACGACTTTGCTTGCAATACCATTTAGGCTTGTGTCCTGGAGTAGAAGAGCAAAAAATAAGTTCTACCGATTATAAAAAGACGCTTCGAAGTCTAATCTTGTATCTAAAAGGTGAGCGCGTAAAACTTGTAAATCAGCTGGAATCCGAGATGAATGTGGCTGCAAAACATCACAACTTCGAGCTGGCGGCAACACGACGTAACCAAATTTACAATTTAAAAGAGCTACAAAAACAAATCTTGTTTAGTGATCGTGAATTTATGGATATAAGTAAAGATCAGGCGTTGGCTGGTTTGGATCAGATTCTAAGCCTAAAGGGCGCGCCCCATAGAATCGAAGGTTACGACATCAGTCACATGAGTGGAACAAATAATGTAGCCAGCATGGTGGTGGCGACTAATGGTTTGGCCGATAAGGCCGAGTACCGCAAGTTTAAAATGCGGCTTCCTGGCAACAACGATTTTGCCCATATGCACGAAACAATAAGTCGCAGGTTTAGCGGGCGTCATTTAGATTGGCCAAAGCCTGATTTGATTTTGATTGACGGAGGTAAAGGGCAGTTGGCGAGTGCGATCCAAGCTTTGCAGGAGCGGGGAATTCAGATCCCGGTAATTGGTCTTGCCAAACGCTTAGAGGAGATTGTTATAAGTAAGAATGGTTCGAATGTCACCCTTGATTTGCAAAATTATCCGGACGCATTTTTAAGTGAGTTCGAAGACTTTTATGTGGTTTTATTGCCCAAAGATTCACATATTATTAAGTTGTTGCAGCGCCTGCGCGATGAATCTCATAGGTTTGCCGTGAGTTACCATACTGTTTTAAAGCGAGCAAAGCAGACCGAAAGTGAAGTCGACAGTATTCCGGGGATTGGACCGGCAACTCGTAAAAAACTTATTTTATCATTCGGAAGCTTGCGTGCAGCCAAACAAGCCAGTAAGCAAAAACTCGTTGCGGTTCTAGGTAAAAGTAAGGCCGAGATTTTTTATAAATATGTGGCCGGCGATATTGCTAATGCTAACAAAACGTAG